A stretch of DNA from Terriglobia bacterium:
ACGCCAGGTGCGTTTCATCTACTTGAACTCGACGATGACCGCGCGGGCCGACCCGTCGACAAGCTCTTCACTATGGGATCGATTGGGTTCGTTGAATGTCGTCTTGCCGAACGAGATGGTATTCACGACCGACTGGCCGTCCGGTGTCGTGGATTTCAGCTTTCCGTCAGCCAGGTATACAACAACGACCTGTTTGTCGTGGAAATGCATGACGGTCGGCTTACCGCGCTTCCACGTGTAGTCCCAGACGATGACGCGATTGTTTTCCAGTATCTTCTTCACGCCCTCCCGCGGAAATGCGAGCGGGTACCCGGTCTTATTCGGAACCGGAGGAATGTTGGCATTTTTGATGTCGACGACGACCGCATGCTTGTGGTCCTTCTGAACCTCGCCCTTCTTCAGAAACACGGCGCTGCCGGGCTGTGCCAGATCGATGACGACGCGATCGTCATCCGGCCTGGCCGTCGCCTGGTTCGTGGTTTCCCACACCGTGGTTCGCGGGTTGTCGATTAATTGCTTCGTTTGTGGCGCCAGCAATAGAAATAACGCGAGGATCGATGTCGTCATTCGGCAGATTGTACAGTGTTCTCGCGATTGTCGACAAATTCCCGGTCTCCAAGTAAGATTCCCGCCATGATTTCACATTCGCAGCCGGTGTCTAAAAGGAGATCCTTATGAGAATCATATTGGCTTTGACAGCGGTCGTTGTTTTATCGCTCAGCTTTGCGCAGGCCCAGGTGACCAAGGACACGGTGCCCGGTATCACAAACCTGGCGCGCGTGGAGACGACTGTTGCATGTGCGGGCGCCGTTACGCCGTCTGCTGTCAGCGAGATCAAAAAGATGGGCTTCGCGTCCATCATCAACTTGCGGCAACCGACTGAGCAGGGGGCGGACATTGACGGCGAGACCGCAGCCGCGAAGACCGCTGGAATCAAATTCTTCAACATCCCGTTCAACAACGCCATGATGGATCCGGCCGCCGTCGATCGATTCCTGCAGACGATCGCCCAGCCGGGAAATCAGCCGGCCTTCATTCACTGCGCCAGCGGCAACCGCGCCGCCGGGATGTGGTTGGTGAAACGCGTTCTGGTAGACAAGTGGGATGTCGATAAGGCCGGCGCTGAAGCGGCGAGCCTGGGGCTGACCAACGCGATGCTGAAGAACTTCATGATGGATTACATCAAGTCGCATTCCAAATAGGAGGAAGAAACCACAAGAGCCACAACATGCAGAGAAACTATGTGCCTTTTGTGCTTTTTGTGGTTTCGTCCCCCATTCCCAGAAAATCACGAGTCAAGCCGGTCTCCAGTTCAAACAGCCTCAGGTCACCGTATTCGCGCGGGTAGGGCAGATCGATCGTCAGGCGCTTGAAGATGGTGGCGGGCTTAGCACTGACAATCAGAACCTGCTGCGAGAGGAACACCGCCTCGCTGATACTGTGTGTGACGAACAGAATGGTTTTGCCGGTCTCCTGCCAGATGCGGATCAACTCCCGACGCAGTTTCCGGCCGGTGATTTCATCCAGCCCGCTGAAAGGTTCGTCCATCAACAGCACATCCGGATCGATCGCCAGGGCCCGGGCGATCGCGACCCGCTGCTGCATTCCGCCGGAAAGCTGCAAAGGATAATAGTTCTCATAGCCGGCAAGACCGACGAGCGCGAGTTGCTTTTCTGCGAGAGCGCGTAGCGCATCGTGGTCGAAATCCCCGCCTTCGAGAGGAAGCGTGACATTGCCGGCGATCGTCCTCCAATTCAACAGACGCGGCTGCTGAAACACAAAACCGACGCGGTTTCCGCCGGCAGAGATCGTCCCGGACGAATGCTTGTCCAGCCGCGCGATGAGATTCAGAATCGTCGACTTGCCGCAACCCGACGGCCCCAGGATCGAGGTGAACGATCCATCGGGTGATTCGAAGCTGACATTCTCCAGAACACGGAGCCGTTCGCCGCCGGGCAGCGAAAACTCTTTCGTGACGTTCGTCAGGACTATTGCGCCCACTGTATTGCAGGAACTCCGGAGCGCCATCGCGTCAATCGTTGCTCGATGGGTTTGAAGATCAGGTACTCGATCGCGAACATCACCAGGAGGAACAGCAGCGTCCAGGCAAACACCTGAGACATCGAAAACAAGCCGAACCAGTAGTTCAGCTCGAAGCCGACACCGCTCGACATGCCGATCAATTCGACCGTCGTGCAGATCTTCCAGCAGATGCCCAGTGCATATCGCATCGAGGCGAGGATGTGCGGAATAAGCTGCGGGAAAATGATCTTGCGAATAATCGCGCTCTTGCTCAGGTGGAACGCCTGGCCCATGCCCACCAGCTGCATGTCCATTCCTTTAATCCCTTGCCAGATGCTGATGCTCACGGCTGGAAAGGCCGCAGTGCCGATCGCAATGATTGCCGCCATCTCGTTCAGGCCGAACCACAACAGACAGACGATGCTGTAAACGATCGCCGGCACGGTCAAGCCAACCATGACCCACGAATCGAGAAAACTTTCGCCCGTGGGAGAGAGGCCCATGATAGTTCCGACGGCTATTCCCAGGACCATCGTCAGAATGAGGCCCAGTCCGACGCGCAGCAGCGTCTTGTACAGATGATAGAACGCCTGTCCGGACGCAATGTTCCGTCCCATCGCTTTGAAAACCGGCACGGGACCGGGAACGATTGTCGGAGGAAAGACCGCCGAGAGAATGAGCCATGCAATCAGCAGGCTGGCGATCGACAGGACTCTGGGAAGCGTAGTCAATTCGCGAATTACGGCGTGCCCGACTTCTTGATCGCCGTGTTTGTAAGCAGAGTCTGCTGCTGAGCCATGAACTTCTGGACTGTGTGTTTGAAGAGTTTGATGGTGGATTCAGGAAACGCCAGCAGGAAGCGTTCGAACCGGTTGTAATCGAGCGACAGCAGGGTAGTCGGCTCTGCCGCGATCAAGGTGGCGTTGCGGCGCGCGTCCGTAAACATGCCGTATTCGCCCACAACTGTGCGAACGCTGACGATTTCGGTAGCCTTGCGGGCATTCGGAAGCCAGATTTCGAGAGCTCCTTCCGCGATGACGAACACTTCTTCGGCTTTGTCTCCGGTCTTGCAGACGACATCGCCCTTTGCATAACGCTTTTCCTCGAACATGGCCGCCAGCAGACGCAGCTCATTTCCGGGCACGGTTCGAAAGACGTCGCTATTCGCCAGGATCTGGATGCGCTTGCGCATGCTCGGCTCGTCCAGGAGCCTCATCTGCTGATTGAAGAACCGCGAAGAGCGCAGCATCATCTCGCGCCATCTGCGGTTTTCGCTGAAATGGCGGACCGGCAGAATGGATGCATCGCCGGTGATTCGCGATGCTTCGCGCAACCCCGAGGTATAAGCGCCATGAGTGCTGCCCCATTGGAAGGGATTGGTCGCTTCGCCTGCGAAATAGAGCCAGTCGCCGACCGGTTCGGAAAGCGTCCTGGTATCCTCAGGTCTGGACCCGACTTTCATATAAGTGTATGCGCCCATCGAAAACTCGTCCACGGACCAACTGGACCTCAGAACGCGCGTCGGAGCCGGAATCTTATGGCCGAAACAAGCTTCAAGCGTGCGTGTCGCCCAGGTCTCTGCGTCGGCGGTGCTGCACTCTTCCAGCCATTTGCCCAACGCGCCCCCGGCCTGAATCTGAAGACAAGGTACATGCTGTGTCTTCCAGAGATTGATGATGTGCGTCGGCTCGAACGACGTATCCTGGCTGACATAGCCGAAGATGTATTGGTCCTTGTTCCAGAAGACGTCTTTGAAGAAAAAGAAAATTTTGCCCAGAACACCGAAACCGAGCCGATCGATGGCCCTCACCCGGAATTCATTTAACGCAGGCGAAAACCGGATACCGCTCTTCTTCAGAACGCCGAGGGGTACCGTTACGATGACGCGATGGGCGCGATGCTCGCCCTCCCGGGTTCGAACGAGAACCCGGCCGATCGGGTCGGGACTGTATTCGATGCTCGTGACGACTTCCTGAAAGCGAATATCCAGTCCGGTTTCGAGCTTCGAAATAAGGCTGCCATAGCCGTCGACGAAGACACTGTCGCCATAGCCGTACACCTCATAGCCTTCGTCCCAGAAGAGAGTCGAGAGGGAATCGGGCGGAGCGGCGCAGTCTTCCCGCGCAAACAGCGCAACATGCCAGGGAAGATCGGAATTGGATCGATCGTCCCCCCGCAGCCGGGCCTGCGCCTCGGCTACAGCCTGGGCCACGGAGAAGTCCGGCCGGCCAAGGCGAATAGCTTCACGGCGAAGACCTTCAATCGTGTCCCGGAGGCGGTCCGCAACCAGAATGCTTTGCCACTTCTCCTCAGAATTAACCCGCCCCAGGCGTTCCCTGTATAACTCGATCGCTTCCCAGCCTCCCCGGTAAGTGCTGTCTCCGCCGACAAATACCGTGTCGAGCGCATGCTGCCGTGCAAGGTTGGTAATCGGATTTCCTTCGGTCCCGTAAATCCATTGCGCTCCGACGTCGACGCAATACTTTGTGAGGATGCGGCCGCCGCTCCGCTTTCGCGCTTCGAGGACGACAACGGCGTATCCCCTGTCGCGCAGGGACCTCGCAGCAGCCAGTCCTGCCAGGCCGGCGCCAATAACAATAACCCGCTCGCTCACCATCGGTCCGGGTGCTCCTGAAGAAAGTCAAAATGGAACCGAGAGAATACAACAATTATGGTGTTTTGAGAATTAACAGCCGACAGAAAAGAGCAGGCCTCGCAGGTAAGCCTCGAGTTCCTTTCTTTCGATGTTCTTTCTGGCAATGGTGGATGCCGACGTATCCGGATCCTCGATGAGTTTTTCTATATCGGCGATCGATTGCCGGATTCGGGTGACCTCGCCGTCGACGGCGGGGCTAGCACCGGGAGG
This window harbors:
- a CDS encoding sulfur transferase domain-containing protein, whose protein sequence is MRIILALTAVVVLSLSFAQAQVTKDTVPGITNLARVETTVACAGAVTPSAVSEIKKMGFASIINLRQPTEQGADIDGETAAAKTAGIKFFNIPFNNAMMDPAAVDRFLQTIAQPGNQPAFIHCASGNRAAGMWLVKRVLVDKWDVDKAGAEAASLGLTNAMLKNFMMDYIKSHSK
- a CDS encoding ABC transporter ATP-binding protein — encoded protein: MGAIVLTNVTKEFSLPGGERLRVLENVSFESPDGSFTSILGPSGCGKSTILNLIARLDKHSSGTISAGGNRVGFVFQQPRLLNWRTIAGNVTLPLEGGDFDHDALRALAEKQLALVGLAGYENYYPLQLSGGMQQRVAIARALAIDPDVLLMDEPFSGLDEITGRKLRRELIRIWQETGKTILFVTHSISEAVFLSQQVLIVSAKPATIFKRLTIDLPYPREYGDLRLFELETGLTRDFLGMGDETTKSTKGT
- a CDS encoding ABC transporter permease subunit, which encodes MTTLPRVLSIASLLIAWLILSAVFPPTIVPGPVPVFKAMGRNIASGQAFYHLYKTLLRVGLGLILTMVLGIAVGTIMGLSPTGESFLDSWVMVGLTVPAIVYSIVCLLWFGLNEMAAIIAIGTAAFPAVSISIWQGIKGMDMQLVGMGQAFHLSKSAIIRKIIFPQLIPHILASMRYALGICWKICTTVELIGMSSGVGFELNYWFGLFSMSQVFAWTLLFLLVMFAIEYLIFKPIEQRLTRWRSGVPAIQWAQ
- a CDS encoding FAD-dependent oxidoreductase; this translates as MVSERVIVIGAGLAGLAAARSLRDRGYAVVVLEARKRSGGRILTKYCVDVGAQWIYGTEGNPITNLARQHALDTVFVGGDSTYRGGWEAIELYRERLGRVNSEEKWQSILVADRLRDTIEGLRREAIRLGRPDFSVAQAVAEAQARLRGDDRSNSDLPWHVALFAREDCAAPPDSLSTLFWDEGYEVYGYGDSVFVDGYGSLISKLETGLDIRFQEVVTSIEYSPDPIGRVLVRTREGEHRAHRVIVTVPLGVLKKSGIRFSPALNEFRVRAIDRLGFGVLGKIFFFFKDVFWNKDQYIFGYVSQDTSFEPTHIINLWKTQHVPCLQIQAGGALGKWLEECSTADAETWATRTLEACFGHKIPAPTRVLRSSWSVDEFSMGAYTYMKVGSRPEDTRTLSEPVGDWLYFAGEATNPFQWGSTHGAYTSGLREASRITGDASILPVRHFSENRRWREMMLRSSRFFNQQMRLLDEPSMRKRIQILANSDVFRTVPGNELRLLAAMFEEKRYAKGDVVCKTGDKAEEVFVIAEGALEIWLPNARKATEIVSVRTVVGEYGMFTDARRNATLIAAEPTTLLSLDYNRFERFLLAFPESTIKLFKHTVQKFMAQQQTLLTNTAIKKSGTP